In Triplophysa rosa linkage group LG7, Trosa_1v2, whole genome shotgun sequence, the following proteins share a genomic window:
- the abraa gene encoding actin-binding Rho-activating protein — MSTAVQQNRPFNRAVRKIKVASMVTSLAKSWQTWANDHTGKQDTIPSGWLPDTIIEDEKEKQKEKNEMKLLVAPRVVTVDGGDGADNKIKTGSVTKAITQKVNECGKDVVSTIKEKINTNQLTSEDTKNFLGNESPTRRRYCGGKSALSKVMGQKEGKQMGSRSSSLDTEDSGLGEEASLSDNSDQHENEPKKHISRPKIKVTTTNDLRSRWQQFAKNHIEGQKLNPFSEEFDHDHAMALRLHKGDTGYGRPKEGSKTAQRADRAQKHIYREMEEMCFIIRDMDQQDKDGRIYITFGRLFDRYVKISDKVVGILLRCRKHKMVDFEGEMLWKGQDDDVIITLLV; from the exons ATGAGTACTGCGGTCCAGCAAAACCGGCCTTTCAACCGGGCCGTCAGAAAGATCAAGGTGGCTTCCATGGTAACCAGCCTCGCCAAAAGCTGGCAAACCTGGGCCAACGACCACACCGGAAAGCAAGACACCATCCCGAGCGGCTGGCTGCCCGACACCATCATTGAGGACGAGAAAGAGAAGCAGAAAGAGAAGAATGAGATGAAACTTTTGGTCGCGCCCCGTGTGGTAACGGTGGACGGCGGAGATGGGGCAGACAACAAGATCAAGACGGGAAGCGTGACTAAAGCCATCACGCAGAAAGTGAACGAATGTGGAAAGGATGTAGTGAGCACCATCAAGGAGAAGATCAACACCAATCAGTTGACGTCAGAGGACACCAAAAACTTCCTAGGGAATGAGTCTCCAACCAGGAGAAGGTACTGCGGTGGGAAATCGGCGCTGTCGAAGGTGATGGGACAGAAGGAGGGGAAGCAAATGGGATCTAGAAGCAGCAGTTTGGATACGGAGGACAGTGGTCTCGGGGAGGAAGCGTCGCTGAGCGATAATAGCGATCAACATGAGAATGAACCAAAGAAACACATCAGCAGACCCAAG ATTAAAGTGACCACAACAAATGACCTGAGAAGCAGATGGCAACAGTTTGCCAAAAACCACATCGAAGGTCAAAAGCTCAACCCCTTCAGCGAAGAGTTCGACCATGATCACGCCATGGCGCTTCGACTCCACAAGGGCGACACTGGATACGGACGGCCCAAAGAAGGATCGAAAACCGCCCAACGTGCCGACCGTGCCCAGAAACACATCTATCGTGAGATGGAGGAGATGTGCTTTATCATACGCGACATGGACCAACAAGATAAAGACGGTCGCATATACATCACCTTCGGCCGTCTGTTCGACCGCTACGTTAAAATCTCAGATAAAGTTGTGGGAATTTTGTTGCGTTGCCGCAAACACAAGATGGTGGACTTTGAGGGTGAGATGCTGTGGAAGGGTCaggatgatgatgtcatcatcacTCTGTTGgtttaa
- the rims4 gene encoding regulating synaptic membrane exocytosis protein 4, which produces MERSQSRISLSASFEALAIYFPCMNSFDEDDGDPEGRRLKGIQRSTETGLAVEMPSRTVRQASHESIEDSMNSYGSEGNLNYSGMCLASDAQFSDFLDGMGPAQFVGRQTLATTSMGDVEIGLMERNGQLEVEIIQARGLILKPGSKGPPAAYIKVYLLENGICIAKKKTKSVRKSLDPLYNQVLVFSESPQGKVVQVIVWGNYGRMDRKCFMGVARILLEELDLTNMVIGWYKLFPTSSMVDPTMAPLIRHSSQLSLESTVGPCCERS; this is translated from the exons ATGGAGCGTTCGCAAAGTCGAATCAGCCTGTCCGCTTCCTTCGAGGCTCTGGCCATCTACTTCCCCTGCATGAACTCCTTCGATGAAGACGATGGCG ACCCAGAGGGCCGCAGGTTAAAGGGTATTCAGAGGAGTACAGAGACCGGACTGGCCGTGGAGATGCCCAGTCGCACCGTCCGACAGGCCAGCCATGAGTCTATAGAAGACAGCATGAATAGCTACGGGTCGGAGGGCAA TCTGAACTACAGTGGGATGTGTTTGGCATCAGATGCCCAGTTTAGTGATTTTCTGGACGGTATGGGACCAGCTCAGTTTGTGGGGAGACAGACCCTAGCTACAACTTCAATGG GAGATGTTGAGATCGGTCTGATGGAAAGGAACGGGCAGCTGGAGGTGGAGATCATTCAGGCTCGCGGACTCATTTTAAAGCCTGGATCCAAGGGCCCTCCAG CGGCCTACATTAAAGTTTACTTGCTGGAAAATGGCATCTGCATTGccaaaaagaagacaaaatcTGTCCGGAAGTCACTAGATCCTCTTTACAATCAAGTCCTCGTGTTCTCAGAAAGCCCGCAGGGGAAAGTCGTGCAG GTCATCGTTTGGGGAAACTACGGCCGAATGGATCGCAAATGCTTCATGGGCGTGGCACGCATCCTGTTGGAGGAGCTGGATTTGACAAACATGGTGATTGGCTGGTACAAGCTTTTCCCAACTTCCTCTATGGTGGATCCCACGATGGCACCACTGATTCGGCACTCCTCGCAGCTCTCTCTGGAGAGCACCGTGGGACCGTGCTGTGAACGTTCTTAA